Proteins encoded together in one Piliocolobus tephrosceles isolate RC106 chromosome 15, ASM277652v3, whole genome shotgun sequence window:
- the C1GALT1C1L gene encoding C1GALT1-specific chaperone 1-like protein — translation MVSASGTSFLKGMLLGSISWVLITMFGQIHIRHRGQTQDHEHHHLRPPNRNNFLNTSKVILVELSKSIRVFCIIFGESEDKSYWAVLKETWTKHCDKAELYNTKNDNLFNIESNDRWAQMRTTYKYVFEKYGDNYNWFFLALPTTFAVIENLKYLLFTRDASQPFYLGHTVISGDLEYVTVEGGIVLSRESMKRLNRLLNNSETCADQSVIWKLSEDKQLAICLKYAGVHAENAEDYEGRDVFNTKPIAQLIEEALANNPQQVVEGCCSDLAVTFNGLTPQKMEVMMYGLYRLRAFGHYFNDTLIFLPPVGSEND, via the coding sequence ATGGTTTCCGCTAGTGGGACATCATTTCTTAAGGGTATGTTGCTTGGGAGCATTTCTTGGGTTTTGATAACTATGTTTGGCCAAATTCACATTCGACACAGAGGTCAAACTCAAGACCACGAGCACCATCACCTTCGTCCACCTAACAGAAACAATTTCTTAAATACTTCAAAAGTGATACTTGTGGAACTCAGTAAAAGTATTCGTGTTTTCTGTATCATCTTTGGAGAATCCGAAGATAAGAGTTACTGGGCTGTACTGAAAGAGACCTGGACCAAACACTGTGACAAAGCAGAGCTCTACAatactaaaaatgataatttgttCAATATAGAAAGCAATGACAGGTGGGCACAGATGAGGACCACTTACAAATATGTCTTTGAAAAGTATGGTGACAACTACAACTGGTTCTTTCTTGCACTTCCCACTACGTTTGCTGTCATTGAAAATTTAAAGTACCTTTTGTTTACAAGGGATGCATCCCAACCCTTCTATCTGGGTCACACTGTTATATCTGGAGACCTCGAATATGTGACTGTGGAAGGAGGGATTGTTTTAAGTAGAGAGTCGATGAAAAGACTTAACAGACTTCTCAATAACTCTGAGACCTGTGCAGATCAAAGTGTGATTTGGAAGTTATCTGAAGATAAGCAACTGGCAATATGCCTGAAATATGCAGGAGTTCATGCAGAAAATGCAGAGGATTATGAAGGAAGAGATGTATTTAATACAAAACCAATCGCACAGCTTATTGAAGAGGCATTGGCGAATAACCCTCAGCAAGTAGTAGAAGGCTGCTGTTCAGATCTGGCTGTTACTTTTAATGGATTGACCCCCCAAAAGATGGAAGTAATGATGTATGGCCTGTACCGGCTCAGGGCATTTGGACACTATTTCAATGACACACTCATTTTCTTGCCTCCAGTTGGTTCAGAAAATGACTGA